AAAGCAGCGCAAAATCACTTCTCGCTGCTTGTGGCTTCTAATCTTTAGCCACTTTTTAAAACACTATCTTTAACGCTGGCCTCTTGCCAGCCTTGCTATCTTTGAATAATTCTTTCTTTCTGGGCATGGAATTTAATGTCCTTACCCCCCTGGGTGCGGATTTTTAAATCCCGCTTACCCGCAAACGAGACTATTATTCCATTCCAGGTAAGTCTAAACTATTTAGCTGGTTGAGGCCAGCTTAAATCTTAGTTTAAGCTGGTTCCTCGTTCTACTGCCCAAGGTTGTATACTTACCTTGGCTCGGAATGGAAAACTCAAGCCCTAATTCGATTTTAAAACTACTTACGAGGAGGTCTTATGCTATGAACTTAAAACCTATTGCCGGGATTGATGTCTCCAAATATTTCAGCGAAATGGTGGTTATCTCTCCTGCAAATGAAATACTTGCACGCTTGACTATCCATCACAATAATCCCGCTGACTTTGAGAGGGCTATTGAAATCCTTAAAAAAGTTGAAGAGGATTTCGCGGCTCGCCCTATCATCGTCATGGAAGCCACAGGGCATTACCACAAAATCCTCTCCCGCTTCTTTACTTGTCGGGGGTGGGATGTTTCTATTATAAACCCCTACAATCTAATTCTATCAAAAATGCGGGAGAAAGTAAAAGTAAAAAATGATAAAAATGATGCCCTGTGGATTGCCTTAACCTTCAGGCTTACTAACTCTGCTATAGCACAACCTTCATCTGAAACCCTCGATTGCTTGAAAAACCTATGCCGTCAGTACTACAACCTCAGCGATGAGTTGACCTCTTACAAATACAGACTTACTTCTGTCGTCGACCAAATTATGCTCAACTTCAAAGAGGTCTTCCCTGACATTTGCTCTAAAACATCTTTGGCTATACTTGAAAACTACCCTACTCCAAACGATATCCTAAGCGCTGACAGTGAAAAACTTATTTCCATCATTCAGCAAACTTCTAAAAAAAGCTACCAATGGGCTAAAGAAAAATATGATCTACTCATCGCGAAAGCTAAAGAATTTAAGCCTTTTTCTATCTCCAACTTGGCAAATGTTACTATGCTTAAAGTCTACATTAACATGGTCTTGACTTTGCAACAAAACATCGACAAAATTTTTGAAGCCATAAATCAGCTTGTTCAGCAGTCTTCACAGACTCAACCTTCAATATCCGAAAATATTAACCTTCTTCAATCTATCCCCGGCATAGGTTTTCTCACTGCTGCAACTATCCTTGCTGAAATAGGTGACTTCGAAAAATTTTCAAAACCTAATAAACTTGTTGCCTTCTTTGGCATTGATCCTTCCGTAAATCAATCCGGGCAATTTGTCTCTACATCAAACAAAATGTCTAAACGTGGCTCTAAAATCTTGCGAAGAATCTTATTTACAATTGCTCTTGCCAATATCAGAACCAAAAGAGATTCTAAGCCTTGTAATCCTGTACTATTCGAATACTATCAGAAAAAGTGCCAACAAAAGCCCAAAAAAGTTGCTATTTTTCGCTGTTATGAGAAAGCTCATATGCATTATCTTTGCTGTTATGCGTGATAAAAAGCCTTTTGAACTTAGAACTCCTGAAGAACATATTCAAAGATGCTTTAATAAGACTGCTGTTTATTGCGTATAAATAATTGTTTTATTAATGAAACATTGGTTAACCATAATATGTGTCTAGCCTCCATATGTTATGTCAACTTCTAATGGATGGCTTACCTTCTTATACCCTTTTAAAAGAATTTTTTACCATAAAATGTTATCAAAAATTTTTTAAAAAACTCTTGACTTTAATTAGCTGGTCTCTTTATATTAACATTAGTTGTGTTTCCACCAACGTAATTAATTATATTTGTCAATAATTTTACAAACTCTTTCTGAGGTTTTGAAATACTCTTACATACATTTACATTTTTGTCTCCACTATTTATCCAAAAAACCTTCCCCTCCCCAACATTCCTGTAAACAAAAAGCGGTACATCCTTAGAATTTGAGTTTCTACCTTTACATAACACAAAAACATCTTCATTCCATTCTCCCCAACATATTTCTTCGTCATCTAGATAAAAAGTATCTTCCAAATTTGATAACAATGGATGATTTCTATATTCAGGATTTATCTCATATCTTACGGCTTCTTTGCATCTCTCAAAATTAGTAATTGTACATCCAAATATCGCTTCTAATTCATTATTTCGGGTTCGCCTATAAATTATGTCATGTGTCCCTAAAAGAAATCCTCCTTTTTTTACATAATCGCATAATTTGTTTTGTATAATATTTCTTTCATTTTCGTTTTCTGATAATTTTGTAACATCAGTTACAATTAAAATTACAATATGTAATACTTTAGGATTTAATGGAAAACAGAGGATTTCTCTAGGATGCCTTAATAAATAATAATTATAATTTGGACAACTCGTTTCTAAAGATGTTATTATATTCTTAGCAATATTATTACTGTCATCAATCCAAACTAATACGTACTTTTTTTTCTTTAGTTGATATAGAAGTATTCTTTTTATTTTACTAAACCAAATTTTAAAATTTTTATTGTTAAAAAATATAAACATTAATATAGTGACTATTACTTGCGATACTATGTTTATCAAATACTCTTTAAAAATTGTATAAAAAAACCTTAGCATCCTGCACCTCCTTAAACTTTTCAAATTTATTAGCCTTTTGCAGAAACGCTCAAGATGAGCGTTATCAAGCTTTACATAGAATCAAAAAAGTCTGGTCACCTTCCTTATAATTGTAGTAAAATATGATTATATAAAACAAATCTTCTACTATGAGGAGGGTTCCAAAATGTTCAACACCAAACCTAAACAACTTTCATTTTTAGACTTATTTTCCCACCTAAAGGCTTTGGTTTCTTAACAACTCTTGATACCCTCTTGGGCTTGTTCAATAGATTTATCGACTTGTCACATTATATACCTTCTTCTTTCTACAAATGCTTACTATAAACACTTTGGCAAGCATAGATACTTCTCCTTAGAATCTATGCTTCTGTGCTTCCTTGTCCAAAAATTACTCAAACTAAATACCCTAACACCGCTTCGCGCTGTTCTTCTTAACTCTTATGAACTCCGTTTATTTTGTAACTTAAATGGCAATGTCCCCTCTATTTCTACTTTCTCTCGCTTCAGAAAACTATTTAACAGTGAAATCCACAAACTCTTTCAAAATATCTCTATCCACGCACACAATATTTCTCTCCAACAATGCCCTCAAGCTTCTTCAATCTTAATCTTTGATACAACTGGTATTGTCCCACAGGTCCGTGAAAATAACCCAAAATTCATTCATCTACTGCTGAAAAATACATCAAAAGCTAATCCTGAGCTGTCTTCTGATAAAATCTACTTCTGCTGTTTATTCTTCTTTGCCTAAAAGTGCTAACGCTAATCCTAACATCCGCCTTATGTTCACAAATGACCATTTCTGCTGGGCTTTGAAATTTGCTGTCATCATAAGCGCTCTCGGTATTCCTTTAGCATTAGTTCCTCTGTTTAACTCTGATTCTACTTTTTCTGACCCACATCAAGAAAAAGCTATCTCCGACTTCTGCCGCTTTAATTCCTTCGCTCGAAACTTTATTCTCTTATATTCCCAAAAATTTTTCTACTTTCATCGCTGATAGCGCCTTGGATTCACATAACATCTACTCCACTTTAATAAATTCTTTCAACTTCTCTAAAATAGTTATTCCTCTAAATACAAGAGCCTCTAAAAATACTATACCTACTTCAGATCCTAATATCGTTATATCTGAAGATATGGTATCCCTATCTGCAAAAAGTTCAATAAACCTTTTAAACCCAAAGGCAAATGTCAGGGTAAAAATCGCTCTTTGCGCCTTAAATGGACTTGCCCTATGTCGCAATACAAAGATGGCAAACGTGTCTGCTCTTGCCCTCAACCTTGTACTACCTCTAAATCGGGGGCAATAGTTTATATATCCTGACGATTTTCGCTCTTTCCCAGGTCTGAGCAGAAATTCTCAAGAGTTTTTAGACCTCTACAAAAAAGTGTCGCTGTAGAGCAGACTATTTTCCACTTAAAATCCTACATGGGCTCTGATACTATTCTGTCCTTATGACCATATTTCTATTTTCTCTGATTTCTTGCTATCTGCCATTACTTTTTCGCTCTTGTTTATTCTCGCTCACAATATCAAACTCTATTGATTCTTTATTGACTATCAAAAAGCTTAACAAACTCAAAAAACTTATCGCTTAAAACTACTATTTTTTAAGTCTATTTCTTACAAAAAATTTATGGTTTTGTTTTTACTGAAACCTTCTAAGCTCAGAGTTTAGAAGGCTTAGGATACTATTGTCTTTTTCAAAGTTGTTAATTTTTATCATATGTTTTTACTGATTATTTTTGTTTGTATTGATAATATTTGGTTATCATTTTGCTTTTCTTTTTGTATCTTGATTGTATTTCATGTTAGTATTGGCATCTCTTACCTTCAATCACCACCCATTTTGCAAACGCCTACTTTTCGAATTTATATGAATCTATAATGTTTAATGTTTTAAAAATCGCATTTAATTTAAATAATTAGAATAATTTAGGGCATGTACCCTTCGAAAATGATATTATCACAGTATTTTCTCGCAAATTTTTCTTCCTCTTTGTTCTTTACTGTCCAACCCAAAATTATAAATCCCTTTTCTTTGAATTTTATAATTCTTTTATTAGGCATATCATGAATATTATATGCAATAAAATCAGGGGAAATAAATTTATTTAGATACATATTTTTTAGAATCATTTTTTTCACCCACACCATGTCTTCTTCTGTAAAACTACATGAGAGAATTCCACAAACAAGGTGTGGAGCTTTTCTCTTAAACCATAATATAGTAAAAGGATTAAAAGATTGAATAGCATACTGACCTTCATAGTCTCTTAACACTTCCCATAAATTTTTCTCCAATCTGCCAGGATATTTTTCATTTTTTATTTCAATTAACAAAGGAACCCTATTATTTACAATTTCTAATACTTCAGTTAAAAGCGGTATTTTTTGGTCAGAATCGTACAGATTATACTTTCTTATTTCACTATATTCGCAATCTGAAATTCTCTTTCTAACACCTGTCATCCTTTCTAACGAGCTATCATGAAATACAATTATCTTTTCATCTCTACTTAAACGAACATCAAGCTCAATAGGAAAACCATACTCTATTGCTCTTTTAAAAGCTTTTATAGAGTTTTCAGGACACTTGCCATTATTGCTATGAAGTCCTCTATGTGCAATTGGTTTCTCAAGCAACCATTTTAATTTTTCATTTAAGACAGGCATGTAATCTCCCCCTCTTCTTCAATACATCCTTTTTATCCTAATATTTATATCCACATTTTAATTTTGATATTGTAGCAAATATTAGCATCAATTCTATTTATTGATCAATTTGTTTTATCAACTTAAACTAACTTACATTGTTTACTTTTCTTTATTTTATAGTAAAGCTTAATTCTATTAACTTTATTATATGTGCTGCTTCTCTTGACAGTTATATAATTCCTTTACATTACATAATAGTAAACTATAGGCTCTCTTATCTAAGTAAATTTCCTTATAAATAAATTTACGGGTTGCTAATAATTTAATAAATAGAAAATATACTCGCCAATTAATTTACTTTAATTGTATCAAATTCAAATAAATTTTCTTCTTATATTGCTCTGCAGGTTTCCCCCTTAACAATTGAGTGCTCAACAATTAGTCTCTTGTATGTCTTGTAAGGCTCCTCAAGTTCTTTTATTAGCATCTCAGCTGCATAATATCCTAAATAAAATATATTGGTATTTACAGTTGTCAATCTTGGCGAAGATAGCTTAGAAAAAATTGATTCGTTAAACCCTATGACAGACACGTCATACCCTACTTTCAAATCAAGCTCCCTGCACGCTCTTATTGCTGCATATGCAACAACCTCGTCAATACACACAATAGCCGTTGGCCTGTTGGGTAATTGCAACATCTGTTTTGCCTTTTCATACGAGCTTTGCTCATCAAACTCAGTAAACATAATATATTGGTTCTCAACTGGAATTTTGTATTTGGCAAGAGCACTTTTGTAACCCGAAAGCCTATCTTGAGTCAGAACAAGATTTTCCATTCCACCCAGAAAACCTATTTGAGTATGTCCAAGTCGAATTAGATACTCTGTTGCATCAAACGCAGCTTTTTTGTTGTCGTTGTCAACCCAGTTTACATAGTCTTTATCCTTGTCAGGCGACCCTATCAGCACAAAAGGAAATTTTAGATTTCGCAAGTATTTTATTGCATAGTCGTTTATACGTGACGTCAGAAGTATAAACCCATCAACTTTCTTGCTTTTAATAAGCCTCTCCAAACTCTCTTTTTCCTTTTCTGGAGGCACAATCGAAAGCACTATTTCATATTCAGTATTGTTTATATAGCTGCAGATTCCAGATACAACTTGGTCGAAAAACGTAGAAGTCAGAGTTTGCTCAAGCCTTCTTGGCATGAAAATGCCCACCGAATAAGCCTTTTTCATAACAAGACTTTTCGCACTTGCATTTGGGATATATCCAAGTTTTTTTATCGCTTCCATCACTCTTTTTGTTGTCTCGGGAGAAATTTTTGCTTTGCCAGATAACACTCTTGACACTGTGGAAGGTGAAACACCTGCTTCCCTTGCTATGTCTTTAATAGTTACCATCTTAATCTCATCCCAACTCTTTCTTACCTTTATTCTCTTAAAGTTTAATTTCAATAATACCAAATATTCTGAAAAATTGCAAATTATACTGAAAAGCTTGATTGCCTTTAGCTCTCAGAAGATTTTATTTCTGGCAATGTCATCTCAATCACAAAATGATTATCACCAGTTGAATATTTTATCAGATATGAACCCTCAGGATAATATAGCGCAAACTTGTTTTTGAGAATATTCATCACTTCTTCAATCTTCTCACGGTTTTTTACGACATCATTGTAATATATTCTTATATTCAACATTCCTGATAATTCAAATATTGAAAGCTGAATTACACTTTTAATTGGAAGCTGTCTTTCTGAACAACTGGTAAAAAGCTTTGCGATAAAACTCAGTGTCCCATGAAGTATAAATCTTTCTTTCAGACTATCGTCGTGGAAGTTTACAACTATTTCAAAATTGTTCTTGAGTGAATAAACACAACCAGAAAGAATTGTTTGAAATAACGTAACCTCATACCACATCGGGACAAATATGCGGTTTGAATACACGCTTGTTTCTAAGGTGTCTAAAAGTGACTTTGCTAACCCTTCAATTTCCTTTTGTCCTTTTTCAACTGCTATTCCATATATAATCTGAATATTTCTTATTATCATTTCCTTGTAATCAAAAATAAATTGGTTTTCAGCCCCACTTTCTTCTTTTACTAAATGAAATTTATTCTTTAATGTTTGCACAGCACTTTCAAATTTTTTATCATCTTCATTGAAAAACTCAAAGTTACTCTCCATTAACTTTAAAACATCCTCTATCTTCTTAACTCGTCCACCAAATTCATTTACAATAGGTAAAATCCCAAAAACATATCCTGCAGCTACAATCAAGCTTAAACTTGTACAGATCAAAATCCAGGAAACTATGCTATATGTATGAGTTTGAAGCTGAATATATAAAACAAGTCCAAAAAATAACAGAAGTTCTGTAAATGTGACTATCCCATACGCTCTTGTAAACTTTTCTTTCATAAACTTCTCACCAACTGCCAATCCCTTTCTTGTATTCTTTTAAATATATACCCATATTTTTGAGATATATGCACAAAAAGTTTAGTACTTCTTTGTCAAAATACCTGTATGTTAATTCAATTTTAATATTATTTAAACGGTATTAGCAACTACTTTTTGATTGTAAAATTTCACAAAAATTTAAACACAACCTTTATACTCTTTTCTCTACCCTTAGATGACGCAACTTCAATGGCTTTTTGATAATCCTCAAGTCTAAAATAATGGGTAATAAGCTTTTCATACGGAATTCCGTGCTGCTGAATAAGGCTCAGTGCAAGCTGATACGTAGACATCTTGTATTCATTTATATTTTCTGTGCTGTAACAGTAAGCACCTTTGACATTCAGTTCTTTAAACCAAATAGGGGTCAAATCCAAATCTTTTACAAGTGATGCAAGCCCCACAAGAATATAGCTTCCTCGGTGTTTTGTAAGCCACATACCATCCCTAATGGTCTTTCTTGACCCTACACAGTCAAAGACCTTGTCAAACCCCCCAAGCAAGACTTTATCACCAATCATTGGTTTAAATATTTTAGCATCAGATATCTTGGCAAGTTCATCTAAATATCCTTCTTTTGACTTTACCACTCTGTTTGCACCAAACTCTTTTGCCAAATCTGCTTGAAAATCATATTTTGCTATAGCCGTAATATCTGCTGAGCTTCCAAGCTTTCTCAAGCTCCAAATAATTAAAAGTCCAATTATTCCGGCTCCATAAACCAAAACCTTTTCGCTATCTTTTGGAAAATTTCTCATAACAGGATGAAGAGCTGATGCTAATGGGTCGACCAGTATCGCCTCTTGGTCCTTGACAGTAGCAGGTACTTTTATAACCTGCGACTTGTGTGCAACAAAATATTCTCCCCACGACCCACCTGTTGTGCTGCACGCTCCCATAATTGTACCAGGTGAAAGCTTCCCTTCTGTTATATTAAGACAGGTTGAAAATTCCTCTTCCTGACAAGAGCTGCATCTTGGAAGTTCTCGTGCGTCACAGTCAAGCACCGGGTCAACAATGACTCTCTCACCTATTTCAAACTCCGAAACAGCTTTGCCCTTTTCAACTATCACTCCAAGATTCTCGTGCCCTATGACGAAAGGAAATGAAGCAAAAGGTGAGGTTGAGGGTGAATCGTGTAAAAATATGAGATTTAAGTCAGAACCACAAATTCCTGCGTATGTGGTTTTTATTTTAACATAGTTCTCTGATGGAAGCTCAGGTTCAGGAATGTCTTTAAGTTGAATACATGAAAATCTATTGTAAAAAAACTTCTTGGAAATTTTACCAAGCAAAAGAGTTCTTATGTACTTTGCAACATTTGCATCAAACACAACTGCTTTCATTCTTTATATCTCCTTTCTCTCAAAAATTCTGCCAAAAACTCTAAGAGGCTGCACACTCCCCTTGCAGCCTCTTGTAATTTAAAAGCTCATATTTAAATTATACCGTATTTCTTACCCAAGTGTTCAAGGACATCTAATGTTCTGTCAAGATGCTCTTTTGTATGCCCAGCTGTAATAGACATTCTAATTCGCGAAAGTCTTCTTGGCACAGCAGGATAAAACACAGGATTTACATATATCCCTGCTTCATGAAGCTCTCTGCACATCTCTTTTACTTTGTAATCATCCCCTATAATTATTGGAAAAATAGCAGTTTGCTGATTACCAAGATTAAACCCAAGCTTTAGAAGGTTTTCTCTAAAATACCTGATATTGTCCCAAAGTCTTTGGCGAAGCTCTGGTTCTTCTTCAATAACATTCAACGCTTCAATTAAAGAAGCTGTTGCCTGTGGTGTTGGTGCTGTTGAGAACATGTATGCTCTTGAATAAAAGTGCAGATAGTTTACAAGCTCTTTGTTTGTTGCGATAAATCCACCAACAGCACCAAGCGCTTTTGATAAAGTTCCTGCAACTATATCAACCTTTCCTTCCACATTGCAATGTTCAGGTGTTCCTCTGCCATTTTTACCAATTACACCTGTAGCATGAGCTTCATCAACCATGACAAATGCGCCATAAGCATGTGCTATTTCAACAATCTGGTCAAGCGGGGCAATGTCACCGTCCATAGAATACACACCATCAACAATGACAAGTTTTGTGTTGTACTTATCCTTAACCTTTTTCAATACCTTTTCCAAAGAATCCATATTGTTGTGTCTGAAAAACTCTACATTTGTGTTTCTACAACCATCAATTATGCTTGCGTGCACATACATGTCAAGTATAGCAACGTCCTTTTCGTGCAGAATTGCTGAAATTGTCCCCAGATTGGATCCATAACCGCTTGTGTAAATTAGAGCATCTTCACAGCCTTTGAACTTTGCAAGCTTCTTTTCAAGCTCTACATGAATGTCAAGTGTTCCACCAAGAAGTGGCACAGACCCAGCCCCTGTACCATACTTTTTGACAGCTTCAATCCCTGCTTTAATTGTTCTTGGATGTTTTGTTAGATTGAGATAATCGTTTGATGCAAGATTTATCATCTCTTTGACCTGTCCTGTGTAATGGTCGATAATCTTCATTGTTGGTCCTGACCCT
The sequence above is drawn from the Caldicellulosiruptor bescii DSM 6725 genome and encodes:
- a CDS encoding ThuA domain-containing protein, which codes for MLRFFYTIFKEYLINIVSQVIVTILMFIFFNNKNFKIWFSKIKRILLYQLKKKKYVLVWIDDSNNIAKNIITSLETSCPNYNYYLLRHPREILCFPLNPKVLHIVILIVTDVTKLSENENERNIIQNKLCDYVKKGGFLLGTHDIIYRRTRNNELEAIFGCTITNFERCKEAVRYEINPEYRNHPLLSNLEDTFYLDDEEICWGEWNEDVFVLCKGRNSNSKDVPLFVYRNVGEGKVFWINSGDKNVNVCKSISKPQKEFVKLLTNIINYVGGNTTNVNIKRPAN
- a CDS encoding glycerophosphodiester phosphodiesterase family protein; this translates as MPVLNEKLKWLLEKPIAHRGLHSNNGKCPENSIKAFKRAIEYGFPIELDVRLSRDEKIIVFHDSSLERMTGVRKRISDCEYSEIRKYNLYDSDQKIPLLTEVLEIVNNRVPLLIEIKNEKYPGRLEKNLWEVLRDYEGQYAIQSFNPFTILWFKRKAPHLVCGILSCSFTEEDMVWVKKMILKNMYLNKFISPDFIAYNIHDMPNKRIIKFKEKGFIILGWTVKNKEEEKFARKYCDNIIFEGYMP
- a CDS encoding LacI family DNA-binding transcriptional regulator — encoded protein: MVTIKDIAREAGVSPSTVSRVLSGKAKISPETTKRVMEAIKKLGYIPNASAKSLVMKKAYSVGIFMPRRLEQTLTSTFFDQVVSGICSYINNTEYEIVLSIVPPEKEKESLERLIKSKKVDGFILLTSRINDYAIKYLRNLKFPFVLIGSPDKDKDYVNWVDNDNKKAAFDATEYLIRLGHTQIGFLGGMENLVLTQDRLSGYKSALAKYKIPVENQYIMFTEFDEQSSYEKAKQMLQLPNRPTAIVCIDEVVAYAAIRACRELDLKVGYDVSVIGFNESIFSKLSSPRLTTVNTNIFYLGYYAAEMLIKELEEPYKTYKRLIVEHSIVKGETCRAI
- a CDS encoding zinc-dependent alcohol dehydrogenase, with amino-acid sequence MKAVVFDANVAKYIRTLLLGKISKKFFYNRFSCIQLKDIPEPELPSENYVKIKTTYAGICGSDLNLIFLHDSPSTSPFASFPFVIGHENLGVIVEKGKAVSEFEIGERVIVDPVLDCDARELPRCSSCQEEEFSTCLNITEGKLSPGTIMGACSTTGGSWGEYFVAHKSQVIKVPATVKDQEAILVDPLASALHPVMRNFPKDSEKVLVYGAGIIGLLIIWSLRKLGSSADITAIAKYDFQADLAKEFGANRVVKSKEGYLDELAKISDAKIFKPMIGDKVLLGGFDKVFDCVGSRKTIRDGMWLTKHRGSYILVGLASLVKDLDLTPIWFKELNVKGAYCYSTENINEYKMSTYQLALSLIQQHGIPYEKLITHYFRLEDYQKAIEVASSKGREKSIKVVFKFL
- a CDS encoding aminotransferase class I/II-fold pyridoxal phosphate-dependent enzyme, which encodes MIDTTKFSLADFMKSEDKNIMELAKEFWEYKEDYVRRRHYQYRRISITGSGPTMKIIDHYTGQVKEMINLASNDYLNLTKHPRTIKAGIEAVKKYGTGAGSVPLLGGTLDIHVELEKKLAKFKGCEDALIYTSGYGSNLGTISAILHEKDVAILDMYVHASIIDGCRNTNVEFFRHNNMDSLEKVLKKVKDKYNTKLVIVDGVYSMDGDIAPLDQIVEIAHAYGAFVMVDEAHATGVIGKNGRGTPEHCNVEGKVDIVAGTLSKALGAVGGFIATNKELVNYLHFYSRAYMFSTAPTPQATASLIEALNVIEEEPELRQRLWDNIRYFRENLLKLGFNLGNQQTAIFPIIIGDDYKVKEMCRELHEAGIYVNPVFYPAVPRRLSRIRMSITAGHTKEHLDRTLDVLEHLGKKYGII